In a single window of the Planctomycetia bacterium genome:
- a CDS encoding alpha/beta fold hydrolase, giving the protein MFADGIAKTTRRTLHLAVLLCLSAPGCFNEHSHPLQTGDVTRLKSTDHSEPRSLTARPWLREANRQFKHLLPSGKDTAILTEDLLDSDGMPIDVLGRYGYRFEQMDSLIHNFDGMSNSAQATGDNFVAGHSTPPWPGFEQVWIPINDKLSLSGRLGFAMKDGKPIDTNCVVILPGIFGHNDISRTRDLAAGLVASGIHALALEMRGNGDTENRYPDVYYTFGALESGDLLVVSEWLQTKPHVQRIGLVGFCWGANQALITAWFDSRLENDPSISAKMAPHLRPVSARQHFEAGVMVFSPVLRFEEVIESLKKPQQMLVHPVFCSLQGTVENRFRQKNHEKTHVFKPGDSPRSLRELIDCEFARSEMSYPEAPDDTMDFFRMLPFRDLPDNGKLTRTPVPVVIVHAADDPLANANDVAELILRTPNPNVAAIVLAGGGHVGFAPFARKYFYSLIVNFFDPQTGPAAATLPPSIAPKE; this is encoded by the coding sequence GTGTTCGCCGACGGCATCGCCAAAACGACAAGACGTACTCTCCACCTCGCGGTGCTGCTGTGCCTCTCCGCGCCCGGCTGCTTCAACGAGCACTCCCATCCGCTTCAAACCGGCGACGTGACGCGCCTGAAGTCCACCGACCATTCGGAGCCCCGTTCGCTGACCGCCCGACCCTGGCTCCGTGAAGCGAATCGACAATTCAAACATCTCCTCCCGTCGGGCAAAGACACCGCGATCCTCACCGAAGACCTTCTCGATTCCGACGGAATGCCGATCGACGTCCTCGGTCGCTACGGCTACCGCTTCGAGCAGATGGACAGCCTCATTCATAATTTCGACGGCATGTCCAACTCCGCCCAGGCAACCGGCGACAACTTCGTCGCGGGCCATTCCACGCCGCCCTGGCCCGGCTTTGAGCAGGTGTGGATTCCGATCAACGACAAGCTCTCGCTTTCCGGGCGTCTCGGTTTCGCAATGAAGGACGGCAAGCCGATCGACACAAACTGCGTCGTCATCCTCCCCGGCATCTTCGGCCACAACGACATCTCCCGCACGCGCGACCTGGCCGCGGGCCTCGTCGCATCCGGCATTCATGCGCTGGCTCTCGAAATGCGCGGCAATGGAGACACGGAAAACCGATACCCCGATGTGTACTATACCTTTGGCGCGCTGGAGTCAGGCGATCTTCTGGTCGTCTCCGAGTGGCTCCAGACGAAGCCCCACGTGCAGCGTATCGGCCTCGTCGGCTTCTGCTGGGGCGCCAATCAAGCCCTGATCACGGCATGGTTCGACAGTCGCCTCGAAAACGACCCGAGTATTTCCGCGAAAATGGCGCCGCACTTGCGACCCGTCTCTGCCAGGCAGCACTTTGAAGCGGGCGTCATGGTGTTCTCGCCGGTGCTGCGCTTTGAGGAAGTGATCGAGAGTCTGAAGAAGCCGCAGCAGATGCTCGTGCACCCCGTGTTCTGCTCCCTACAAGGCACGGTGGAGAACCGCTTCCGCCAAAAAAATCACGAAAAGACGCACGTATTCAAGCCCGGCGATTCGCCCAGAAGCCTGCGCGAGCTGATCGATTGCGAATTCGCCCGATCGGAGATGAGCTATCCCGAAGCCCCCGACGACACGATGGACTTCTTTCGCATGCTGCCCTTCCGCGACCTTCCAGACAACGGCAAGCTGACGCGCACGCCGGTCCCGGTCGTCATCGTCCATGCCGCCGATGATCCGCTCGCCAACGCCAACGACGTCGCGGAGCTCATCCTGCGAACACCGAATCCCAACGTCGCAGCGATCGTCCTTGCCGGCGGAGGTCACGTCGGCTTCGCGCCATTCGCTCGCAAATACTTCTATAGTCTCATCGTGAACTTCTTTGACCCGCAGACCGGCCCGGCGGCAGCGACCCTTCCGCCGTCCATCGCCCCGAAGGAATAA
- a CDS encoding isoprenylcysteine carboxylmethyltransferase family protein — MKRLWILLFPTIFGLILFISAGRIDLPFFWITLAVLTLTMSLGMGGIDADLMKERKRPGPGGVDRMLRWRAMPFMLAQLIVAGLDAGRFNWSGEFPPWLQALGVMICCTGMLISGWAMRVNRFFSPVVRIQSERGHHLITDGPYRLIRHPGYLGTLLGSPGMSIALGSWWSMLALIPLSMLLFRRLLIEDRYLKEHLDGYAQYAERVRFRLIPGIW; from the coding sequence GTGAAGCGGCTCTGGATACTGCTGTTCCCGACAATCTTCGGGCTGATCCTCTTCATATCCGCCGGGCGAATCGATCTTCCCTTCTTCTGGATCACGCTCGCCGTACTCACGCTCACCATGTCGCTCGGCATGGGCGGCATCGATGCAGACTTGATGAAAGAACGAAAGCGCCCCGGCCCCGGCGGCGTCGACCGAATGCTGCGCTGGCGCGCTATGCCGTTCATGCTGGCACAATTGATCGTCGCGGGGCTCGACGCGGGACGCTTTAACTGGTCAGGAGAGTTTCCACCGTGGCTTCAGGCGTTGGGCGTGATGATCTGCTGCACGGGCATGCTCATCTCCGGCTGGGCCATGCGCGTCAATCGCTTCTTCTCGCCGGTCGTGCGCATTCAATCAGAACGCGGCCATCATCTCATCACCGACGGCCCCTATCGACTCATTCGACATCCCGGATATCTGGGAACCCTGCTCGGTTCGCCGGGGATGAGCATTGCCCTCGGTTCGTGGTGGTCCATGCTCGCGCTGATCCCCCTGAGCATGCTTCTATTCCGCCGCCTGCTCATCGAAGACCGCTATCTCAAGGAGCATCTCGACGGATACGCGCAGTACGCCGAGCGAGTCCGCTTCCGTCTCATCCCCGGCATCTGGTAG
- a CDS encoding tetratricopeptide repeat protein, whose product MKRAAGLVGMCLVGVLAVGCGPKTPKATVAFSQFIEPKSPLSSQYMQIAVMNANMEGSSDEVDQTKWAGMTADMMQHYLEQASEKYNIPIKLVDREHLKIAMGEKDLAAAGITDSGDEVAASQVKGASAILTSKVTVKIDKQVGKQRSIDAMSVFASAWGGGGGISTEEVDEEARNITVTCQFQLKDPATNDIVVSHSAMPSQEYAKTSSSFFFGSSKTEADMSPRDKVIGAMIEKHAQDFLAKFVPVETFTEVTVEPSKNENSIAGVRSLVMDEYESALAKFKAAISEDQNDDESLFGAGVACEKLKRYDEARKYYKLAQSLDTENANYNAAVARIGRMG is encoded by the coding sequence ATGAAGCGAGCCGCAGGGCTAGTCGGAATGTGTCTGGTAGGGGTGCTGGCAGTTGGTTGTGGTCCGAAGACCCCGAAGGCTACGGTGGCCTTCAGCCAGTTTATTGAGCCGAAGTCGCCCCTCAGCTCCCAGTACATGCAGATTGCGGTGATGAACGCCAATATGGAAGGCAGCAGCGACGAGGTCGATCAGACGAAATGGGCCGGCATGACGGCCGACATGATGCAGCACTATCTCGAGCAGGCCTCGGAAAAGTACAACATTCCCATCAAGCTGGTCGATCGCGAGCATCTGAAGATCGCCATGGGCGAAAAAGACCTCGCCGCGGCGGGCATTACCGACAGCGGAGACGAAGTAGCCGCATCGCAGGTCAAGGGGGCCAGCGCCATTCTCACAAGCAAGGTCACGGTCAAGATTGACAAGCAGGTCGGCAAGCAGCGCAGCATTGATGCCATGAGCGTCTTCGCCAGTGCCTGGGGCGGGGGTGGCGGCATCAGCACCGAAGAGGTCGATGAGGAGGCCCGCAACATCACCGTCACCTGCCAGTTCCAGCTCAAGGATCCCGCGACGAACGACATCGTCGTATCGCATAGCGCCATGCCCTCGCAGGAATATGCCAAGACGTCATCGAGCTTCTTCTTCGGCTCCAGCAAGACCGAGGCCGACATGTCCCCGCGCGACAAGGTCATCGGGGCGATGATCGAGAAGCACGCCCAGGACTTTCTCGCCAAGTTCGTGCCGGTCGAGACGTTTACCGAGGTCACGGTTGAGCCGTCCAAGAATGAGAACAGCATCGCCGGCGTTCGCTCTTTGGTGATGGACGAATATGAGTCAGCCCTGGCCAAGTTCAAGGCCGCGATCAGCGAGGACCAAAACGACGACGAGTCGCTTTTCGGCGCGGGCGTGGCCTGCGAGAAGCTCAAGCGCTACGACGAGGCCAGAAAGTACTACAAGCTGGCCCAGTCGCTGGACACCGAAAACGCGAATTACAACGCCGCCGTTGCGCGCATCGGCCGAATGGGCTGA
- a CDS encoding GNAT family N-acetyltransferase: MSQNHSNSRCDSVCLRNVEPADLPALCEHQLDPESNHMAVANPRDVEAFHAHWTKIINDPSVVAKAILADGEMVGYVSCFNIEEKKFVGYWLARPHWGRGIASRAMALLLEQVTTRPLHARIAKSNAASLRVLEKCGFQITGYEQTPATERYPACEEAILIME; the protein is encoded by the coding sequence ATGTCTCAGAACCACTCCAATTCCCGGTGCGATTCCGTTTGCCTGCGAAATGTCGAGCCCGCCGACCTGCCCGCCCTCTGCGAGCACCAGCTCGATCCCGAGTCGAATCACATGGCCGTGGCCAATCCGCGCGACGTCGAGGCGTTTCACGCACACTGGACGAAAATCATCAACGACCCCTCCGTCGTCGCGAAGGCGATCCTCGCCGACGGCGAGATGGTCGGCTATGTCTCGTGTTTCAACATCGAGGAGAAAAAGTTCGTCGGCTACTGGCTCGCCCGGCCTCACTGGGGCCGCGGCATCGCGTCCCGGGCCATGGCCCTGCTGCTCGAGCAGGTCACGACTCGGCCGCTCCACGCCCGAATCGCGAAATCAAACGCCGCCTCGCTCCGCGTCCTCGAAAAATGCGGCTTCCAGATCACCGGCTACGAACAAACCCCCGCCACCGAACGCTACCCAGCATGCGAGGAGGCGATTCTGATTATGGAATAG
- a CDS encoding DUF3052 family protein, protein MAMESACKLEVGREHYEGRVRMSGDHIDFAGSTKFRFRISEMRDPDRANQSIVFNFHGNPVNIELSSLRAAENWIAYILHPQTLADKLGVKEGQTIRVMNLEDDDLLTSLQSKNTKMASRATSRCDLVMLGVERSAELRQLEDISESLRPKGAIWVVLPKTGRLVTKANVSAAAREAGLNQVDVVDYSETMSAFKIVRPNTPKKRSGGNGNGHDAAPRQAAAS, encoded by the coding sequence ATGGCGATGGAATCAGCCTGCAAGCTTGAAGTCGGACGGGAGCATTACGAGGGCCGCGTCCGCATGTCGGGCGACCACATCGACTTTGCGGGCTCGACGAAATTCCGCTTTCGAATCAGCGAAATGCGCGACCCGGATCGTGCCAACCAGAGCATCGTATTCAACTTTCACGGTAATCCCGTGAACATCGAGCTTTCTAGCCTTCGCGCCGCGGAGAACTGGATCGCCTATATCCTCCATCCTCAAACACTGGCGGACAAACTGGGCGTCAAAGAAGGCCAGACCATCCGCGTCATGAATCTGGAGGACGATGACCTGCTGACCTCCCTCCAGAGCAAGAATACCAAGATGGCCTCGCGAGCCACGTCGCGCTGCGATCTGGTCATGCTCGGCGTCGAGCGATCGGCGGAGCTCCGCCAGCTCGAAGACATCAGCGAGTCGCTCCGGCCCAAGGGCGCCATCTGGGTCGTCCTCCCGAAGACGGGTCGCCTCGTCACCAAGGCCAACGTCTCCGCCGCCGCGCGAGAGGCCGGTCTGAATCAGGTAGACGTCGTCGATTACTCCGAGACGATGTCCGCCTTCAAGATCGTTCGCCCTAATACTCCCAAAAAGCGCTCCGGCGGTAACGGCAACGGTCACGATGCCGCCCCGCGTCAGGCCGCGGCAAGCTAA
- the acs gene encoding acetate--CoA ligase — protein sequence MTQAVNDSKTPESAKYPPPEAFAKQAHIKSMDEYHRLYEQSIKDPEAFWEEVAGASHFFKKWDRVLKWEPPFSQWFVGGTTNVAYNCLDLQIERGRGDHPAILWEGEPCDEKGQPREVRTYTYRELLREVSRFANGLKSLGVKKGDRVTIYMPMIPELPIALLACARIGAPHSVIFGGFSAQAIVDRLADAESHYIITADGGWRRGSVVPLKANTDEACAMTDLVKKVVVCKRCNNDISMKAGRDVWWEDVVKDASDNCPAEQLDSEHMLFLLYTSGSTGKPKGILHTTAGYMVYIAYTTKMIFDLKPDDVYWCTADIGWVTGHSYIVYGPLQNGVTTVMYEGAPNYPEWDRFWAVIARHKVTKFYTAPTAIRAFMRQGAEFPKRHNLSSLKLLGTVGEPINPAAWEWYSSHIGGGRCPIVDTWWQTETGGILISPLPGATPAKPGSATLPLFGIEPAIMTKEGDLQKGPASGMLVIRKPWPGMLRGIYGDEERYKKQYWSEFPGFYFTGDGARRDEDGYYWITGRVDDVIKVSGHRLGSAEVESALVSHPKIAEAAVVGFPDEITGEAIAAFVVVRQGVVPDSELEAELKKHVAGQVGALARPKSIRFTDALPKTRSGKIMRRLLRELATKGRVEGDTTTLEDFSTIATLNSDEG from the coding sequence ATGACGCAAGCTGTGAATGACTCAAAAACTCCCGAATCCGCGAAATACCCGCCGCCCGAGGCCTTTGCCAAACAGGCCCACATCAAGAGCATGGACGAGTATCACCGGCTGTACGAGCAATCCATCAAGGATCCCGAAGCCTTCTGGGAAGAAGTGGCCGGCGCCTCGCACTTCTTCAAGAAGTGGGATCGCGTCCTGAAGTGGGAGCCGCCGTTTTCGCAGTGGTTCGTGGGGGGGACAACAAACGTCGCGTACAATTGCCTCGATCTGCAGATCGAGCGTGGCCGCGGCGATCACCCGGCGATTCTCTGGGAAGGCGAGCCGTGCGACGAAAAGGGCCAGCCCCGCGAAGTGCGCACCTACACATACCGCGAGTTGCTGCGAGAGGTGAGCCGTTTCGCCAACGGTCTCAAGTCGCTCGGCGTCAAGAAGGGCGACCGGGTGACGATCTACATGCCGATGATCCCCGAGCTGCCGATTGCGCTATTGGCCTGCGCCCGGATCGGCGCGCCGCATTCGGTGATCTTCGGCGGGTTCTCAGCTCAGGCGATCGTCGATCGTCTGGCCGACGCGGAATCGCATTACATCATCACCGCCGACGGCGGCTGGCGGCGCGGCTCGGTCGTTCCGCTCAAGGCCAACACCGACGAAGCCTGCGCCATGACCGACCTCGTGAAAAAGGTCGTCGTTTGTAAGCGATGCAACAACGATATCTCCATGAAGGCCGGCCGCGACGTCTGGTGGGAAGACGTCGTCAAGGATGCGTCCGACAACTGTCCGGCCGAGCAGCTTGATTCCGAGCACATGCTCTTCCTGCTCTACACGAGCGGCAGCACCGGCAAGCCCAAGGGCATTCTTCATACCACCGCCGGGTACATGGTGTACATCGCCTATACCACGAAAATGATCTTCGATCTGAAGCCGGACGACGTTTACTGGTGTACGGCCGACATCGGCTGGGTCACCGGCCACAGCTACATCGTTTACGGCCCGCTACAAAACGGCGTCACCACCGTCATGTATGAAGGCGCGCCGAATTATCCCGAGTGGGATCGCTTTTGGGCCGTCATCGCCCGGCACAAGGTCACGAAGTTCTACACCGCGCCGACCGCGATTCGCGCGTTCATGAGGCAGGGCGCCGAGTTCCCGAAGCGGCACAATCTGTCTTCGCTCAAATTGCTCGGCACCGTCGGCGAACCAATCAATCCTGCTGCCTGGGAATGGTACAGCAGCCACATCGGCGGCGGCCGGTGTCCGATCGTTGACACCTGGTGGCAGACGGAAACCGGCGGCATTCTCATCTCGCCTCTGCCCGGCGCGACACCGGCCAAGCCCGGCTCGGCCACGTTGCCGCTCTTCGGAATCGAACCGGCCATCATGACCAAGGAGGGCGACCTGCAGAAGGGCCCGGCAAGCGGGATGCTAGTCATCCGCAAGCCCTGGCCGGGTATGCTCCGCGGCATTTACGGCGATGAGGAGCGCTACAAGAAGCAGTATTGGTCGGAGTTCCCGGGCTTCTATTTCACAGGCGACGGCGCTCGACGTGACGAAGACGGTTACTACTGGATCACCGGCCGCGTCGATGATGTCATCAAAGTCTCGGGGCATCGACTTGGAAGCGCCGAAGTGGAATCGGCGTTGGTGTCACACCCGAAGATCGCCGAGGCAGCCGTCGTAGGATTCCCTGATGAAATCACAGGCGAGGCCATTGCCGCCTTTGTCGTCGTCAGGCAAGGCGTCGTGCCGGATAGCGAGCTTGAGGCCGAACTGAAAAAACACGTCGCCGGACAGGTGGGGGCCCTCGCGAGGCCGAAGTCCATCCGCTTTACGGATGCCCTTCCGAAGACACGCAGCGGAAAAATCATGCGGCGACTTTTACGGGAGTTGGCGACCAAGGGCCGCGTAGAGGGCGATACGACCACTCTGGAGGACTTTTCTACCATCGCAACATTGAACTCTGACGAGGGATAG
- a CDS encoding class I SAM-dependent methyltransferase — translation MTVANALTRFSNRVQDYIRYRPGYPQAVMDCLRDEFGLRPQQVVADIGSGTGISTGLLLDNGHRVIAVEPNADMRAAAETRYGSNGAFQSVAAPAEATTLPDASVDWIVAAQAFHWFDVEKCRVEFRRILKRGGFVALLWNDRRDDTPFLKGYDALLKEYAIDYEAIDHRHAESDGRIERLFAPHAPSRRVFPNHQDFDFDGLRGRVLSSSYMPTAEHPQFNEMIQALRELYDRHQTGDRIRFAYDTKLFVGPAGD, via the coding sequence ATGACTGTCGCTAATGCGCTGACGCGATTCTCCAACCGGGTGCAGGACTACATTCGCTATCGACCGGGCTATCCGCAGGCGGTGATGGATTGCCTTCGCGATGAGTTCGGCCTTCGGCCGCAGCAGGTCGTCGCCGACATCGGCAGCGGGACCGGCATCTCAACGGGCCTGCTGCTGGATAACGGTCATCGTGTGATCGCAGTCGAGCCGAACGCGGACATGCGCGCCGCCGCGGAGACGCGGTACGGATCAAACGGAGCCTTTCAAAGCGTGGCAGCGCCTGCGGAGGCCACGACGCTGCCGGATGCGAGCGTTGACTGGATCGTCGCCGCCCAGGCATTCCACTGGTTTGACGTTGAGAAGTGTCGGGTCGAGTTTCGCCGGATTTTGAAGCGCGGCGGATTCGTCGCGCTGTTGTGGAACGACCGCCGAGACGACACGCCATTTCTCAAGGGGTACGACGCACTCCTCAAAGAGTACGCCATCGACTACGAAGCGATTGACCACCGCCACGCCGAAAGCGACGGGCGAATCGAGCGCCTCTTTGCTCCGCACGCACCGTCTCGTCGGGTCTTCCCGAATCACCAGGACTTTGACTTTGACGGACTTCGCGGTCGCGTGCTGTCGTCGTCGTACATGCCGACGGCGGAGCATCCTCAGTTCAATGAAATGATCCAGGCGCTGCGAGAGCTTTATGATCGGCACCAGACAGGCGACCGAATTCGGTTTGCTTATGACACGAAATTGTTCGTCGGGCCGGCGGGCGACTGA
- a CDS encoding glycosyl hydrolase: MLQFLALCIIAALPQISTTTAPASQPADASADEKPKFMTSETFAGLSLRCIGPAMMSGRVGDFAVDPNNRARYFVAVCSGGVWKTDNAGNTYEPVFDKEGSYSIGCLAMDPNNPNVVWVGSGENNSQRSVSFGDGVYRTRDGGKSWENLGLKESEHIGKIIIDPRDSNVVYVAAQGPLWRSGGERGLYKTIDGGKTWERVLHISDDTGVNEVHFDPRDPDVLYASAYQRRRHVWTLVNGGPESGIHKSTDAGKTWRKITSGIPAGDKGRIGVAVSPANPDIVYAIIEAQDKEGGFFRSTDRGETWAKMCDYNASSPQYYHELVCDPKNADRVYSLDTFMQVTNDGGKTFSRVPNKNRHVDDHALYIDPNDTNYLLVGCDGGIYESFDRAANWTHKGNLPITQFYRVAVDNGAPFYYVYGGTQDNNTLGGPSRTKSPAGIANEEWFSTVGGDGFEPAIDPEDPNIVYSQWQHGGLVRHDRRSGEIVDIKPREAPGEDPLKWNWDSPLIISPHNRKRLYFAAQKVFRSDDQGDSWTCISDDLTRKLDRRKLKVFGKVQSVDAVALHRSTSIYGNCVAMTESPLVEDLIYVGTDDGLVQVTEDAGKNWRKISVFPTIPDVTYVSCLIASRHGEDTVYASFDNHKNGDFKPYALRSADRGQTWESIVGDLPEREIVYSIAEDHEKPDLLFAGTEFGVYFTVDGGAHWIKLTGGMPTIAVRDIDIQRRENDLVLATFGRGFYILDDYAALRQADEKLFESDAVLFPAKDALRYIETSRFSGRSGRGWMGTSYYTAPNPPFGATFSFYLKEKLTTRKERRKEAEKKAIEAGESPRVPPIEELRAEDTEREPQVMLTVKNSEGQTVARVAGSRDKGIHRATWNLRYPSTTPTVLRSTEERADWDVDPVGYLATPGEYTVTLAKEVDGAWTEMAEPQTFKVTPLDIATFAAKDRDEVLAFQAKSARLHRAVTGAQRIAGEAETRIAHLRKALIDTPNADPAAVADLDSIQKRLTDLLTKLNGDSTLGSREEPTPPSISDRVSTLVYGQWFVTSPPTKTQLDAYRYAGEEFAPVLAGLRVLIEDDLAGIEAKLEAAGAPWTPGRIPDWKME, encoded by the coding sequence ATGCTCCAATTCCTGGCGCTTTGCATCATCGCCGCGCTTCCGCAAATCAGCACGACCACCGCACCGGCCAGCCAGCCGGCCGACGCGAGCGCTGACGAGAAGCCGAAGTTTATGACTTCCGAGACCTTCGCCGGATTGTCGCTGCGCTGTATCGGCCCGGCGATGATGTCCGGCCGTGTCGGCGACTTCGCGGTGGACCCGAACAATCGGGCGCGCTATTTCGTGGCGGTCTGTTCCGGCGGCGTTTGGAAAACGGACAACGCGGGCAACACCTACGAGCCGGTGTTCGACAAGGAGGGGTCGTACTCGATCGGCTGCCTGGCGATGGACCCGAACAACCCGAACGTGGTATGGGTCGGCTCCGGCGAGAACAACAGCCAGCGCAGCGTGTCGTTCGGCGACGGCGTTTATCGCACGCGCGACGGGGGCAAGTCGTGGGAGAACCTCGGCCTCAAGGAGTCCGAGCACATCGGCAAGATCATCATCGACCCGCGCGACAGCAATGTGGTGTATGTCGCGGCGCAGGGGCCGCTATGGCGAAGCGGCGGCGAGCGCGGGCTCTACAAGACAATCGACGGCGGAAAGACCTGGGAGCGCGTTCTGCACATCAGCGACGATACGGGCGTGAACGAGGTCCACTTCGATCCGCGGGACCCCGACGTGCTGTATGCCTCGGCCTATCAGCGCCGGCGACACGTGTGGACGCTGGTGAACGGCGGGCCGGAGTCCGGCATCCACAAGTCGACCGACGCGGGCAAGACCTGGCGGAAGATCACCAGCGGCATCCCGGCGGGCGACAAGGGCCGCATCGGCGTGGCGGTGAGCCCGGCGAACCCGGACATCGTTTATGCGATCATCGAGGCGCAGGACAAGGAGGGCGGCTTCTTTCGCTCGACCGATCGCGGCGAGACGTGGGCGAAGATGTGCGACTACAACGCCAGCAGCCCGCAGTATTATCACGAACTGGTCTGTGACCCGAAGAACGCGGACCGCGTTTACTCGCTCGACACCTTCATGCAGGTGACGAACGACGGGGGCAAGACGTTCTCCCGTGTGCCGAACAAGAATCGCCACGTTGACGATCACGCGCTTTACATTGACCCGAACGACACGAACTACCTGCTCGTCGGCTGCGACGGCGGCATCTACGAGAGCTTCGACCGCGCCGCCAACTGGACGCACAAGGGGAACCTGCCGATCACGCAGTTCTATCGCGTGGCCGTCGATAACGGCGCGCCGTTTTATTACGTCTATGGCGGGACGCAGGACAACAATACGCTCGGCGGCCCTTCGAGGACGAAGAGCCCGGCAGGGATCGCCAATGAGGAATGGTTCAGCACGGTGGGGGGCGACGGCTTTGAGCCGGCGATTGACCCGGAAGACCCCAACATTGTCTATAGCCAGTGGCAGCACGGCGGATTGGTGCGCCACGATCGGCGGAGCGGAGAGATTGTCGACATCAAGCCGCGCGAGGCGCCGGGCGAAGACCCGCTGAAGTGGAACTGGGACAGCCCGCTGATCATCAGCCCCCACAATCGCAAGCGGCTGTACTTTGCGGCGCAGAAGGTGTTCCGCTCCGACGATCAGGGCGATAGCTGGACCTGCATCAGCGACGACCTGACGCGCAAGCTGGATCGGCGCAAGCTCAAGGTGTTCGGCAAGGTGCAGAGCGTCGATGCGGTGGCGCTGCATCGGTCGACGTCGATCTACGGCAACTGCGTAGCGATGACTGAGTCGCCGCTGGTCGAGGACCTGATCTACGTCGGGACGGACGACGGACTGGTGCAGGTGACCGAGGACGCGGGCAAGAACTGGCGAAAGATTTCCGTGTTCCCGACGATTCCGGATGTCACTTATGTCAGTTGCCTGATCGCCTCGCGACACGGCGAGGACACGGTTTATGCGTCCTTTGACAATCACAAGAACGGCGACTTCAAGCCGTATGCCTTGCGGAGCGCCGATCGCGGTCAGACGTGGGAGTCGATCGTCGGCGATCTGCCGGAACGCGAGATCGTTTACAGCATCGCGGAGGACCACGAGAAGCCCGATCTGCTGTTCGCGGGCACGGAGTTCGGTGTGTACTTCACGGTCGACGGCGGGGCGCACTGGATCAAACTGACGGGCGGGATGCCCACGATTGCGGTGCGAGACATCGACATTCAGCGGCGCGAGAATGATCTGGTGCTGGCGACCTTCGGGCGGGGCTTCTATATCCTCGATGACTATGCCGCGCTGCGGCAGGCGGACGAGAAGCTGTTCGAATCGGACGCGGTGCTGTTTCCGGCGAAGGATGCGCTGCGCTACATCGAGACGAGCCGGTTCTCGGGTCGCAGCGGTCGCGGCTGGATGGGCACCTCGTATTACACCGCACCGAATCCGCCGTTCGGCGCGACGTTTTCTTTTTACCTCAAGGAGAAGCTGACGACGCGCAAGGAGCGGCGCAAGGAGGCGGAGAAGAAGGCCATCGAGGCCGGCGAGTCGCCGCGCGTTCCGCCGATTGAGGAGCTTCGCGCCGAGGACACCGAGCGCGAGCCGCAGGTGATGCTCACGGTGAAGAATTCGGAGGGCCAGACGGTTGCACGCGTGGCAGGGTCCCGAGACAAGGGCATCCATCGTGCGACGTGGAACCTGCGCTATCCTTCGACGACGCCGACTGTTCTTCGCTCCACCGAGGAGCGGGCCGACTGGGACGTCGATCCGGTCGGCTACCTGGCGACGCCGGGCGAATACACGGTGACGCTGGCGAAGGAAGTTGACGGCGCTTGGACCGAAATGGCTGAGCCGCAGACCTTCAAGGTCACGCCGCTGGACATTGCCACGTTTGCCGCGAAGGACCGCGACGAGGTGCTGGCCTTCCAGGCGAAGTCGGCTCGACTGCATCGCGCGGTGACCGGTGCGCAGCGCATCGCCGGAGAGGCCGAGACGCGCATCGCCCATTTGCGAAAGGCGCTAATCGACACGCCGAACGCCGATCCGGCGGCGGTGGCCGATCTCGATTCGATCCAGAAGCGGCTGACCGATCTACTCACGAAGCTGAACGGCGACTCGACGCTGGGCAGCCGCGAGGAACCGACACCGCCGTCGATCAGCGACCGTGTCTCGACGCTTGTCTATGGCCAGTGGTTTGTCACCAGCCCGCCGACGAAGACGCAGCTCGACGCGTATCGCTATGCCGGTGAGGAATTTGCGCCGGTGCTGGCGGGTCTGCGAGTGCTCATCGAAGACGACCTCGCGGGCATTGAGGCGAAGCTGGAAGCGGCGGGCGCGCCGTGGACGCCGGGTCGCATTCCCGATTGGAAGATGGAGTAA